The following proteins are co-located in the Pseudoroseomonas cervicalis genome:
- a CDS encoding polysaccharide deacetylase has protein sequence MTAETLRSAAAEPPPYVPLALEEEDVAAYAGMAEAMGCSLEACAEGFMLATPLARDLAVKLWLLLLRLRELPPTGAEGEAATRALQLQEGLQTLRRVLGLDPAGMPHDVLAEAGLRYRL, from the coding sequence ATGACCGCCGAGACCCTGCGCAGCGCGGCTGCCGAACCGCCCCCCTATGTGCCCCTGGCGCTGGAGGAGGAGGATGTCGCCGCCTATGCCGGCATGGCCGAGGCGATGGGCTGCAGCCTGGAGGCCTGCGCCGAGGGCTTCATGCTGGCGACCCCGCTGGCGCGCGACCTGGCGGTGAAGTTGTGGCTGCTGCTGCTGCGCCTGCGCGAGCTGCCGCCCACCGGGGCGGAGGGCGAGGCGGCGACGCGCGCCCTGCAGCTGCAGGAGGGGCTGCAGACGCTGCGCCGCGTGCTCGGCCTCGACCCCGCCGGCATGCCGCATGACGTGCTGGCCGAGGCCGGCCTGCGCTACCGGCTCTGA
- a CDS encoding flagellar basal body P-ring protein FlgI: MRRPPSLRAVLPLLALLLLAAAPAAAQVRLKDVVTIEGVRGNQLVGYGLVIGLQGTGDQLRNNPFTQQSLTAMLERMGVNVADARVQTKNTAAVIVTATLPAFSRQGTTIDVQVSSLGDSRSLNGGTLIVTPLLGADGEVYAVAQGPVVVGGFQAAGQAQSISSGVTTQGRVPGGGLVEREVPVDMRNLQSIRLSLRSPDFTTAVRVEEALNQRFGPGSATALDLATVEMRVPPGFQERLPGLVAQMEALTIRPETPARVVVDERTGTIIVGAQVRIDPVAITHGNLVIRVTESPIVSQPNPLSGGETVVVPRTQVEVDDQRGRRLATLPPASTLKDLVDGLNALGLAPRDLISVLVALKASGAMHADLQFI, encoded by the coding sequence ATGCGCCGCCCCCCCTCCCTCCGCGCTGTGCTGCCGCTGCTGGCCCTGCTGCTGCTGGCGGCAGCGCCCGCCGCCGCCCAGGTGCGGCTGAAGGATGTCGTCACCATCGAGGGGGTGCGCGGCAACCAGCTGGTCGGCTACGGGCTGGTGATCGGCCTGCAGGGCACCGGCGACCAGCTGCGCAACAACCCCTTCACCCAGCAGAGCCTGACCGCGATGCTGGAGCGCATGGGCGTCAATGTCGCCGATGCCCGCGTGCAGACCAAGAACACCGCCGCCGTCATCGTCACCGCCACGCTGCCGGCCTTCTCCCGCCAGGGCACGACGATCGATGTGCAGGTCTCGAGCCTTGGCGATTCGCGCAGCCTGAATGGCGGCACGCTGATCGTCACCCCGCTGCTCGGCGCCGATGGTGAGGTCTATGCCGTGGCCCAGGGCCCGGTGGTGGTGGGCGGTTTCCAGGCCGCCGGCCAGGCGCAGAGCATCAGCAGCGGCGTCACCACCCAGGGCCGGGTGCCCGGCGGCGGGCTGGTGGAGCGCGAGGTGCCGGTCGACATGCGCAACCTGCAGAGCATCCGCCTGTCGCTGCGCTCGCCCGATTTCACCACCGCGGTGCGGGTGGAGGAGGCGCTGAACCAGCGCTTCGGCCCCGGCAGCGCGACGGCGCTCGACCTCGCCACGGTGGAGATGCGCGTCCCGCCCGGCTTCCAGGAGCGCCTGCCCGGCCTGGTCGCGCAGATGGAGGCGCTGACCATCCGGCCCGAGACCCCGGCGAGGGTGGTGGTGGATGAGCGCACCGGCACCATCATCGTCGGCGCCCAGGTGCGCATCGACCCCGTGGCCATCACCCATGGCAATCTGGTGATCCGCGTGACGGAAAGCCCGATCGTCAGCCAGCCCAACCCGCTTTCGGGCGGCGAGACGGTGGTGGTGCCGCGCACCCAGGTGGAGGTGGACGACCAGCGCGGCCGCCGCCTGGCGACGCTGCCGCCGGCCAGCACGCTGAAGGATCTGGTGGATGGGCTGAACGCGCTGGGCCTGGCGCCGCGCGACCTGATCTCGGTGCTGGTGGCGCTGAAGGCCAGCGGCGCCATGCATGCCGACCTGCAATTCATCTGA
- a CDS encoding serine protease, whose protein sequence is MVAPLAAGLAGLCGAQALSGRTAPPPGAALQGHVSGSAFLVAPGLLVTNAHVVLRCREAGLPMQVAGQPGPWRVVAEAAVTDLALLAGPAGAADAPLPLSAAQRLARGMPVLAMGYPAQHPVQPGRGTLQASPGTLRRAALTVHAPEGGQAVSFTLTDRAGREMEASWEDGLRYFGADKAERLRWRLEIDAALAGGQSGGPVLDAAGNVVGVVYAGGPQGSSAVPLADLRDFLRQAGVAPLLRNPPGGAPADWEAVRRRAGEAMRQVAC, encoded by the coding sequence GTGGTGGCGCCCCTGGCGGCGGGGCTGGCCGGGTTGTGCGGCGCGCAGGCGCTGTCGGGCCGCACCGCGCCGCCGCCCGGCGCGGCGCTGCAGGGGCATGTCTCCGGCTCCGCCTTCCTGGTGGCGCCGGGGCTGCTGGTGACCAATGCGCATGTGGTGCTGCGCTGCCGGGAGGCCGGGCTGCCGATGCAGGTGGCCGGCCAGCCCGGCCCCTGGCGCGTGGTGGCGGAGGCGGCGGTGACCGACCTCGCCCTGCTGGCCGGGCCGGCGGGAGCGGCGGATGCGCCGCTGCCGCTTTCCGCCGCGCAGCGCCTGGCGCGTGGCATGCCGGTGCTGGCCATGGGCTATCCGGCGCAGCATCCGGTGCAGCCTGGACGCGGCACGCTGCAGGCGAGCCCCGGCACGCTGCGCCGCGCGGCGCTGACGGTGCATGCGCCGGAGGGCGGCCAGGCGGTGAGCTTCACCCTGACCGACCGCGCCGGGCGCGAGATGGAGGCGAGCTGGGAGGACGGGCTGCGCTACTTCGGCGCCGACAAGGCGGAGCGGCTGCGCTGGCGGCTGGAGATCGACGCCGCCCTGGCCGGCGGGCAATCGGGCGGGCCGGTGCTGGATGCGGCGGGCAATGTGGTGGGGGTGGTCTATGCCGGCGGGCCGCAGGGAAGTTCGGCGGTGCCGCTGGCCGATCTGCGCGACTTCCTGCGCCAGGCCGGGGTGGCGCCGCTGCTGCGCAACCCGCCCGGCGGCGCGCCGGCGGATTGGGAGGCGGTGCGCCGCCGCGCCGGGGAGGCGATGCGGCAGGTGGCGTGCTGA